One segment of Theobroma cacao cultivar B97-61/B2 chromosome 9, Criollo_cocoa_genome_V2, whole genome shotgun sequence DNA contains the following:
- the LOC18588896 gene encoding probable protein phosphatase 2C 27 isoform X1, translated as MCVKDAEQVSQEMEDLDDSNNKKTWPLLCGGDFFCTQMENWDDKDSPVAMVSGSSRLESISEDAVATDRKHNVLTNFVPTLRSGEWSDIGGRAYMEDTHICIADLAKNFSCNLMSEEAVSFYGVFDGHEGKGASHFVRDHLPRVIVEDAGFPLELEKAVTRSFMATDAAFAKSCSLESALASGTTVLTAIIFGRSLLVANAGDCRAVLSRHGTAIEMSKDHRPCCLKERRRIESLGGFIDDGYLNGQLGVTRALGDWHLEGMKETGGRVGPLSAEPELKMITLTKEDEFLIIGSDGIWDVFTSQNAIDFARRRLQEHNDVKLCCKEIVEEGIKRGATDNLTVVLVSFHLEPPPSSVIQRVRVRRSISAEGLQSLKCLLEG; from the exons ATGTGTGTTAAAGATGCAGAGCAGGTCAGCCAAGAAATGGAGGACCTTGATGACAGCAATAACAAAAAGACTTGGCCTTTGCTTTGTGGGGGTGATTTCTTCTGTACCCAGATGGAGAATTGGGATGATAAAGACTCTCCTGTGGCTATGGTCAGTGGCAGCTCTAGA CTGGAAAGTATTTCTGAGGATGCAGTTGCCACAGACAGAAAACATAATGTGTTGACAAATTTTGTCCCCACTCTTCGATCTGGAGAGTGGTCTGACATTGGGGGTCGTGCCTACATGGAGGATACTCATATATGCATTGCAGACTTGGCTAAGAATTTCAGTTGTAATTTAATGAGTGAAGAAGCTGTTTCCTTCTATGGT GTTTTTGATGGGCATGAAGGGAAGGGTGCATCTCATTTTGTCCGTGATCATTTACCTAGAGTAATTGTTGAGGATGCTGGTTTTCCCTTAGAACTTGAGAAAGCAGTGACCAGGTCATTCATGGCGACTGATGCTGCATTTGCGAAGTCATGCTCCCTTGAGTCTGCCTTGGCTTCTGGCACTACTGTTCTCACTGCAATCATATTTGGGAG GTCTCTACTTGTGGCAAATGCTGGGGATTGTAGGGCAGTACTATCACGGCATGGAACAGCTATAGAGATGTCCAAAGATCATAGGCCCTGTTGCTTGAAAGAGAGGAGACGAATTGAGTCTCTGGGTGGATTCATTGATGATGGGTATTTGAATGGCCAACTGGGTGTCACCCGGGCATTAGGTGATTGGCACCTTGAAGGTATGAAGGAAACAGGCGGGAGGGTTGGCCCTTTAAGTGCTGAACCAGAACTTAAAATGATAACATTGACCAAGGAAGATGAATTTTTGATCATTGGCAGTGATGGAATATGGGATGTTTTTACCAGCCAAAATGCCATAGATTTTGCAAGGAGGCGGCTACAGGAGCACAATGATGTGAAGTTGTGCTGCAAAGAAATAGTTGAAGAAGGAATAAAAAGAGGAGCAACAGACAATTTGACAGTTGTTCTGGTTAGTTTTCACTTGGAGCCACCTCCCTCTTCTGTCATACAAAGGGTTAGAGTCAGGCGAAGTATTTCTGCTGAGGGGCTTCAGAGTCTCAAATGCCTTTTAGAAGGATag
- the LOC18588896 gene encoding probable protein phosphatase 2C 27 isoform X2 — MCVKDAEQVSQEMEDLDDSNNKKTWPLLCGGDFFCTQMENWDDKDSPVAMLESISEDAVATDRKHNVLTNFVPTLRSGEWSDIGGRAYMEDTHICIADLAKNFSCNLMSEEAVSFYGVFDGHEGKGASHFVRDHLPRVIVEDAGFPLELEKAVTRSFMATDAAFAKSCSLESALASGTTVLTAIIFGRSLLVANAGDCRAVLSRHGTAIEMSKDHRPCCLKERRRIESLGGFIDDGYLNGQLGVTRALGDWHLEGMKETGGRVGPLSAEPELKMITLTKEDEFLIIGSDGIWDVFTSQNAIDFARRRLQEHNDVKLCCKEIVEEGIKRGATDNLTVVLVSFHLEPPPSSVIQRVRVRRSISAEGLQSLKCLLEG; from the exons ATGTGTGTTAAAGATGCAGAGCAGGTCAGCCAAGAAATGGAGGACCTTGATGACAGCAATAACAAAAAGACTTGGCCTTTGCTTTGTGGGGGTGATTTCTTCTGTACCCAGATGGAGAATTGGGATGATAAAGACTCTCCTGTGGCTATG CTGGAAAGTATTTCTGAGGATGCAGTTGCCACAGACAGAAAACATAATGTGTTGACAAATTTTGTCCCCACTCTTCGATCTGGAGAGTGGTCTGACATTGGGGGTCGTGCCTACATGGAGGATACTCATATATGCATTGCAGACTTGGCTAAGAATTTCAGTTGTAATTTAATGAGTGAAGAAGCTGTTTCCTTCTATGGT GTTTTTGATGGGCATGAAGGGAAGGGTGCATCTCATTTTGTCCGTGATCATTTACCTAGAGTAATTGTTGAGGATGCTGGTTTTCCCTTAGAACTTGAGAAAGCAGTGACCAGGTCATTCATGGCGACTGATGCTGCATTTGCGAAGTCATGCTCCCTTGAGTCTGCCTTGGCTTCTGGCACTACTGTTCTCACTGCAATCATATTTGGGAG GTCTCTACTTGTGGCAAATGCTGGGGATTGTAGGGCAGTACTATCACGGCATGGAACAGCTATAGAGATGTCCAAAGATCATAGGCCCTGTTGCTTGAAAGAGAGGAGACGAATTGAGTCTCTGGGTGGATTCATTGATGATGGGTATTTGAATGGCCAACTGGGTGTCACCCGGGCATTAGGTGATTGGCACCTTGAAGGTATGAAGGAAACAGGCGGGAGGGTTGGCCCTTTAAGTGCTGAACCAGAACTTAAAATGATAACATTGACCAAGGAAGATGAATTTTTGATCATTGGCAGTGATGGAATATGGGATGTTTTTACCAGCCAAAATGCCATAGATTTTGCAAGGAGGCGGCTACAGGAGCACAATGATGTGAAGTTGTGCTGCAAAGAAATAGTTGAAGAAGGAATAAAAAGAGGAGCAACAGACAATTTGACAGTTGTTCTGGTTAGTTTTCACTTGGAGCCACCTCCCTCTTCTGTCATACAAAGGGTTAGAGTCAGGCGAAGTATTTCTGCTGAGGGGCTTCAGAGTCTCAAATGCCTTTTAGAAGGATag
- the LOC18588893 gene encoding large proline-rich protein BAG6 isoform X1, whose translation MGSTGADKVPRDSETEGSETTIEIKIKTLDSQTYTLRVDKQMPVPALKEQIASVTGVLSEQQRLICRGKVLKDDQLLSAYHVEDGHTLHMVVRQPVPPSSDGSPHSANDSASGTSRGHSNHVAPSVVIETFNVPDQGDGVPPEISRIVSAVLGSFGFANIGSGNIGGDVREHGSQRLERTSGASGMPDSSQAQTEQASMRGQSDRVHSAFGLPAAVSLGPLQPPVIPDSLATLSQYLSHLRREFDGIGRAGGEDPQAASLSRTGDRDSNPASNSGTVQEGLPTPASLAEVLLATRQLLIEQAGECLQQLARQLEDQGNVTDSSARLSAQSIAWRTGVLLQNLGSLFLELGRTTMTIRLGQTPSEAVVNAGPAVFISPSGPNPLMVQALPFQPGTSFGAFPMGTVQPGSGLVNGLGTGLLPRRIDIQIRRGSSVATPNVNREERGDTAQQSGQRNPSMGSGSENRSTQTSSRVSDTPSFAGESGVRVVPIRTMVAAVPTPFGRLPSDSSGNSVGLYYPFLGRFQHIASGHVSGERGSQGSGENLSHGVQSEQHLIPESTAQQQSFEESTRDGSLPNPNSRQQERSNTRSVSINILAAGRTQNNQDSERQIPSSVQFLRAIFPGGEINVEEASVQGAATGSVQEQAGTSSGAPAAEPSITDQGVFLSNLLHQIMPYVSQQASSQQSTVPTEEANTSTQAEHTSPGSSRRPSDSEPNSPNSKRQKTE comes from the exons ATGGGAAGCACTGGTGCTGATAAAGTTCCAAGAGATAGTGAAACTGAAGGTTCTGAGACCacaatagaaataaaaataaaaacactgGACTCTCAGACTTATACTTTGAGAGTAGATAAACAG ATGCCAGTGCCTGCACTAAAAGAACAGATTGCTTCTGTAACTGGTGTGTTATCAGAGCAACAACGACTAATATGTCGTGGGAAAGTTCTAAAGGATGACCAACTACTTTCTGCTTACC ATGTCGAGGATGGTCACACATTGCACATGGTGGTCAGGCAGCCGGTTCCACCATCATCTGATGGCTCACCTCATTCAG CAAATGATTCTGCATCAGGTACAAGCCGTGGTCACAGTAATCATGTAGCCCCTAGTGTTGTGATAGAAACTTTTAATGTGCCTGATCAAGGGGATGGAGTTCCTCCTGAGATCAGTCGG ATTGTCTCTGCCGTTCTTGGCTCTTTCGGATTTGCAAATATAGGAAGTGGAAATATTGGGGGTGATGTCAGG GAACATGGTTCACAAAGACTTGAAAGAACATCTGGTGCTAGTGGCATGCCAGATTCATCCCAAGCTCAAACGGAACAAGCTAGCATGAGGGGTCAATCTGATAGAGTACATAGTGCTTTTGGACTTCCAGCAGCAGTTTCCTTGGGGCCTCTGCAACCTCCT GTTATTCCTGATTCTTTGGCAACTTTGTCCCAATATCTGAGTCATTTACGACGTGAATTTGATGGCATTG GTAGAGCTGGGGGAGAGGATCCTCAGGCAGCATCCTTGAGTAGGACTGGAGATAGAGATTCTAACCCTGCATCAAATTCAGGGACTGTACAGGAAGGTCTTCCAACACCTGCATCTTTGGCAGAAGTGTTACTCGCTACCAGACAACTGCTCATTGAACAAGCTGGAGAATGTCTACAA CAACTTGCAAGGCAACTGGAGGATCAAGGAAATGTGACGGACTCCTCAGCACGGCTGAGTGCACAGTCCATTGCTTGGAGAACTGGAGTTCTATTACAGAACCTAGGCTCACTTTTCCTTGAGCTTGGTCGTACAACCATGACAATTCGCTTAGGTCAAACACCG TCTGAAGCTGTTGTTAATGCTGGACCTGCAGTTTTCATATCCCCTTCTGGTCCGAATCCTCTCATGGTTCAG GCTCTTCCTTTTCAACCAGGAACTAGCTTTGGTGCCTTTCCCATGGGAACTGTACAGCCTGGATCTGGTTTGGTTAATGGACTTGGGACAGGGCTTCTTCCTAGGCGTATTGATATACAAATAAGAAGAG GTTCATCGGTGGCAACACCCAATGTTAATCGAGAGGAACGTGGTGATACTGCACAACAATCGGGCCAAAGGAACCCATCAATGGGTTCTGGCAGTGAGAATCGTAGCACTCAAACAAGTTCAAGGGTCTCAGATACTCCATCTTTTGCTGGGGAATCAGGAGTGCGGGTAGTGCCAATTAGGACCATGGTTGCGGCTGTACCCACTCCCTTTGGTCGCTTACCGTCAGATTCTTCTGGTAATTCTGTGGGATTATACTACCCATTCCTTGGAAGATTCCAGCACATTGCTTCCGGACATGTTAGTGGGGAACGGGGATCTCAGGGATCTGGTGAGAATCTCTCCCATGGTGTTCAATCTGAGCAGCACCTTATTCCTGAATCTACAGCGCAACAACAAAGTTTCGAAGAGTCAACTAGAGATG GTTCATTGCCAAATCCTAATTCAAGACAACAGGAGCGATCCAATACTCGCAGTGTCAGTATAAACATTCTAGCAGCTGGCCGGACTCAAAACAACCAAGACTCAGAGAGACAAATTCCTAGTAGTGTTCAGTTTCTGAGGGCAATTTTCCCTGGTGGTGAAATCAATGTAGAGGAAGCAAGTGTACAAGGAGCAGCTACAGGTTCTGTCCAAGAGCAAGCAGGGACTTCCAGTGGTGCTCCAGCGGCTGAGCCAAGTATTACTGATCAAGGGGTGTTTTTATCTAATTTGCTTCATCAGATCATGCCATACGTATCTCAGCAAGCAAGTTCACAACAAAGTACTGTGCCTACAGAGGAAGCAAATACTTCCACCCAG GCTGAGCACACTAGTCCTGGGAGTTCACGTAGACCAAGTGACTCTGAACCAAATTCACCAAACTCAAAACGTCAGAAG ACAGAGTAG
- the LOC18588896 gene encoding probable protein phosphatase 2C 27 isoform X3: MCVKDAEQVSQEMEDLDDSNNKKTWPLLCGGDFFCTQMENWDDKDSPVAMVSGSSRLESISEDAVATDRKHNVLTNFVPTLRSGEWSDIGGRAYMEDTHICIADLAKNFSCNLMSEEAVSFYGVFDGHEGKGASHFVRDHLPRVIVEDAGFPLELEKAVTRSFMATDAAFAKSCSLESALASGTTVLTAIIFGRAVLSRHGTAIEMSKDHRPCCLKERRRIESLGGFIDDGYLNGQLGVTRALGDWHLEGMKETGGRVGPLSAEPELKMITLTKEDEFLIIGSDGIWDVFTSQNAIDFARRRLQEHNDVKLCCKEIVEEGIKRGATDNLTVVLVSFHLEPPPSSVIQRVRVRRSISAEGLQSLKCLLEG, from the exons ATGTGTGTTAAAGATGCAGAGCAGGTCAGCCAAGAAATGGAGGACCTTGATGACAGCAATAACAAAAAGACTTGGCCTTTGCTTTGTGGGGGTGATTTCTTCTGTACCCAGATGGAGAATTGGGATGATAAAGACTCTCCTGTGGCTATGGTCAGTGGCAGCTCTAGA CTGGAAAGTATTTCTGAGGATGCAGTTGCCACAGACAGAAAACATAATGTGTTGACAAATTTTGTCCCCACTCTTCGATCTGGAGAGTGGTCTGACATTGGGGGTCGTGCCTACATGGAGGATACTCATATATGCATTGCAGACTTGGCTAAGAATTTCAGTTGTAATTTAATGAGTGAAGAAGCTGTTTCCTTCTATGGT GTTTTTGATGGGCATGAAGGGAAGGGTGCATCTCATTTTGTCCGTGATCATTTACCTAGAGTAATTGTTGAGGATGCTGGTTTTCCCTTAGAACTTGAGAAAGCAGTGACCAGGTCATTCATGGCGACTGATGCTGCATTTGCGAAGTCATGCTCCCTTGAGTCTGCCTTGGCTTCTGGCACTACTGTTCTCACTGCAATCATATTTGGGAG GGCAGTACTATCACGGCATGGAACAGCTATAGAGATGTCCAAAGATCATAGGCCCTGTTGCTTGAAAGAGAGGAGACGAATTGAGTCTCTGGGTGGATTCATTGATGATGGGTATTTGAATGGCCAACTGGGTGTCACCCGGGCATTAGGTGATTGGCACCTTGAAGGTATGAAGGAAACAGGCGGGAGGGTTGGCCCTTTAAGTGCTGAACCAGAACTTAAAATGATAACATTGACCAAGGAAGATGAATTTTTGATCATTGGCAGTGATGGAATATGGGATGTTTTTACCAGCCAAAATGCCATAGATTTTGCAAGGAGGCGGCTACAGGAGCACAATGATGTGAAGTTGTGCTGCAAAGAAATAGTTGAAGAAGGAATAAAAAGAGGAGCAACAGACAATTTGACAGTTGTTCTGGTTAGTTTTCACTTGGAGCCACCTCCCTCTTCTGTCATACAAAGGGTTAGAGTCAGGCGAAGTATTTCTGCTGAGGGGCTTCAGAGTCTCAAATGCCTTTTAGAAGGATag
- the LOC18588895 gene encoding putative glycerol-3-phosphate transporter 5, with protein sequence MQSKTVSLAPGFTLFPTLKPPHKTLIFHQILIFILTFLAYASFHASRKPPSIVKSILGPTIQSNSSSTDAGWAPFNGPEGTHRLGELDLAFLSSYAIGMYFAGHVGDRIDLRLFLVFGMMGSGLFTIIFGFGYWFDVHLLAYFMGVQVVCGVFQSIGWPCVVAVVGNWFGKDKRGLIMGVWSSHTSVGNIIGSVVASGVLEFGWGWSFLVPGVLVIVVGVLVFCFLVVSPDALGFEMMESGKEVEMNVEGESVGNLEKIESEEAGLLENEESDSLAAIGFLEAWRLPGVAPFAFCLFFSKLVAYTFLYWLPFYVRHTAVAGVHLSHKTAGILSTLFDIGGVFGGVMAGFISDIIEARAVTSVTFLLLSIPALILYRVYGSVSMVSNITLMFISGLLVNGPYSLITTAVAADLGTQDLIKGNSRALATVTAIIDGTGSVGAALGPLLAGYISTRGWNSVFLMLIVAIFFASLFLIRVAKSEIERVNEGKGLWSGVTAR encoded by the exons atgCAATCGAAAACCGTAAGCCTAGCTCCAGGATTCACCCTTTTCCCAACCCTAAAACCCCCACATAAAACCTTAATCTTCCACCAAATCCTTATCTTTATCCTCACTTTCTTAGCCTACGCCTCTTTCCACGCTTCCCGGAAACCCCCCAGCATTGTAAAAAGCATCCTAGGACCCAcaattcaatcaaattcaagCTCAACAGACGCCGGATGGGCCCCGTTTAACGGGCCGGAAGGAACCCACAGGCTCGGTGAGCTTGATCTTGCATTTTTATCGTCATACGCAATAGGGATGTATTTTGCTGGACATGTAGGTGATAGGATTGATTTAAGGCTTTTTCTTGTGTTTGGAATGATGGGTAGTGGCCTTTTTACGATAATTTTCGGGTTTGGTTACTGGTTTGATGTTCATTTGTTGGCTTATTTTATGGGAGTTCAAGTTGTTTGTGGGGTTTTTCAGTCTATAGGTTGGCCTTGTGTGGTTGCCGTTGTGGGGAACTGGTTTGGGAAAGATAAAAGAGGGTTGATTATGGGGGTTTGGAGTTCACATACTTCTGTTGGCAATATTATTGGGTCTGTTGTTGCTTCTGGGGTTTTGGAGTTTGGTTGGGGTTGGTCGTTTTTGGTGCCTGGGGTTTTGGTTATTGTGGTTggggttttggttttttgttttttagttGTGAGTCCTGACGCATTGGGGTTTGAGATGATGGAATCTGGAAAGGAGGTTGAGATGAATGTGGAGGGAGAAAGTGTGGGAAATTTAGAGAAAATAGAGTCAGAGGAAGCAGGGCTGCTTGAGAACGAGGAATCTGATTCTTTGGCTGCCATTGGATTCTTGGAGGCATGGAGGTTGCCAGGTGTGGCACCGTTTGCTTTCTGCCTGTTCTTCTCGAAGTTAGTGGCTTATACATTTCTGTATTGGTTGCCCTTCTACGTGAGGCACACAG CTGTTGCAGGAGTGCATTTGTCACATAAAACTGCTGGGATCCTCTCTACATTATTTGATATTGGAGGAGTCTTTGGTGGGGTGATGGCAGGTTTCATTTCAGATATCATTGAAGCTCGTGCAGTTACTTCAGTAACTTTCTTATTATTATCAATTCCAGCACTCATTTTGTACCGGGTTTATGGAAGTGTTTCTATGGTTTCCAATATCACATTGATGTTTATCTCTGGGTTGCTAGTGAATGGCCCATATTCACTTATTACAACAGCCGTTGCAGCTGATCTTGGTACCCAGGACTTGATTAAGGGAAACTCTCGTGCTTTAGCTACAGTGACTGCAATCATTGATGGTACTGGCTCTGTTGGGGCAGCTCTTGGCCCCCTTTTGGCTGGGTATATATCCACTAGGGGTTGGAATAGTGTATTTCTAATGCTTATTGTGGCTATATTCTTTGCTAGTTTATTCTTGATTCGTGTTGCAAAATCTGAGATTGAAAGGGTCAATGAGGGGAAAGGGCTTTGGAGTGGTGTGACCGCAAGGTGA
- the LOC18588893 gene encoding large proline-rich protein BAG6 isoform X2: MGSTGADKVPRDSETEGSETTIEIKIKTLDSQTYTLRVDKQMPVPALKEQIASVTGVLSEQQRLICRGKVLKDDQLLSAYHVEDGHTLHMVVRQPVPPSSDGSPHSANDSASGTSRGHSNHVAPSVVIETFNVPDQGDGVPPEISRIVSAVLGSFGFANIGSGNIGGDVREHGSQRLERTSGASGMPDSSQAQTEQASMRGQSDRVHSAFGLPAAVSLGPLQPPVIPDSLATLSQYLSHLRREFDGIGRAGGEDPQAASLSRTGDRDSNPASNSGTVQEGLPTPASLAEVLLATRQLLIEQAGECLQQLARQLEDQGNVTDSSARLSAQSIAWRTGVLLQNLGSLFLELGRTTMTIRLGQTPSEAVVNAGPAVFISPSGPNPLMVQALPFQPGTSFGAFPMGTVQPGSGLVNGLGTGLLPRRIDIQIRRGSSVATPNVNREERGDTAQQSGQRNPSMGSGSENRSTQTSSRVSDTPSFAGESGVRVVPIRTMVAAVPTPFGRLPSDSSGNSVGLYYPFLGRFQHIASGHVSGERGSQGSGENLSHGVQSEQHLIPESTAQQQSFEESTRDGSLPNPNSRQQERSNTRSVSINILAAGRTQNNQDSERQIPSSVQFLRAIFPGGEINVEEASVQGAATGSVQEQAGTSSGAPAAEPSITDQGVFLSNLLHQIMPYVSQQASSQQSTVPTEEANTSTQAEHTSPGSSRRPSDSEPNSPNSKRQKRE, translated from the exons ATGGGAAGCACTGGTGCTGATAAAGTTCCAAGAGATAGTGAAACTGAAGGTTCTGAGACCacaatagaaataaaaataaaaacactgGACTCTCAGACTTATACTTTGAGAGTAGATAAACAG ATGCCAGTGCCTGCACTAAAAGAACAGATTGCTTCTGTAACTGGTGTGTTATCAGAGCAACAACGACTAATATGTCGTGGGAAAGTTCTAAAGGATGACCAACTACTTTCTGCTTACC ATGTCGAGGATGGTCACACATTGCACATGGTGGTCAGGCAGCCGGTTCCACCATCATCTGATGGCTCACCTCATTCAG CAAATGATTCTGCATCAGGTACAAGCCGTGGTCACAGTAATCATGTAGCCCCTAGTGTTGTGATAGAAACTTTTAATGTGCCTGATCAAGGGGATGGAGTTCCTCCTGAGATCAGTCGG ATTGTCTCTGCCGTTCTTGGCTCTTTCGGATTTGCAAATATAGGAAGTGGAAATATTGGGGGTGATGTCAGG GAACATGGTTCACAAAGACTTGAAAGAACATCTGGTGCTAGTGGCATGCCAGATTCATCCCAAGCTCAAACGGAACAAGCTAGCATGAGGGGTCAATCTGATAGAGTACATAGTGCTTTTGGACTTCCAGCAGCAGTTTCCTTGGGGCCTCTGCAACCTCCT GTTATTCCTGATTCTTTGGCAACTTTGTCCCAATATCTGAGTCATTTACGACGTGAATTTGATGGCATTG GTAGAGCTGGGGGAGAGGATCCTCAGGCAGCATCCTTGAGTAGGACTGGAGATAGAGATTCTAACCCTGCATCAAATTCAGGGACTGTACAGGAAGGTCTTCCAACACCTGCATCTTTGGCAGAAGTGTTACTCGCTACCAGACAACTGCTCATTGAACAAGCTGGAGAATGTCTACAA CAACTTGCAAGGCAACTGGAGGATCAAGGAAATGTGACGGACTCCTCAGCACGGCTGAGTGCACAGTCCATTGCTTGGAGAACTGGAGTTCTATTACAGAACCTAGGCTCACTTTTCCTTGAGCTTGGTCGTACAACCATGACAATTCGCTTAGGTCAAACACCG TCTGAAGCTGTTGTTAATGCTGGACCTGCAGTTTTCATATCCCCTTCTGGTCCGAATCCTCTCATGGTTCAG GCTCTTCCTTTTCAACCAGGAACTAGCTTTGGTGCCTTTCCCATGGGAACTGTACAGCCTGGATCTGGTTTGGTTAATGGACTTGGGACAGGGCTTCTTCCTAGGCGTATTGATATACAAATAAGAAGAG GTTCATCGGTGGCAACACCCAATGTTAATCGAGAGGAACGTGGTGATACTGCACAACAATCGGGCCAAAGGAACCCATCAATGGGTTCTGGCAGTGAGAATCGTAGCACTCAAACAAGTTCAAGGGTCTCAGATACTCCATCTTTTGCTGGGGAATCAGGAGTGCGGGTAGTGCCAATTAGGACCATGGTTGCGGCTGTACCCACTCCCTTTGGTCGCTTACCGTCAGATTCTTCTGGTAATTCTGTGGGATTATACTACCCATTCCTTGGAAGATTCCAGCACATTGCTTCCGGACATGTTAGTGGGGAACGGGGATCTCAGGGATCTGGTGAGAATCTCTCCCATGGTGTTCAATCTGAGCAGCACCTTATTCCTGAATCTACAGCGCAACAACAAAGTTTCGAAGAGTCAACTAGAGATG GTTCATTGCCAAATCCTAATTCAAGACAACAGGAGCGATCCAATACTCGCAGTGTCAGTATAAACATTCTAGCAGCTGGCCGGACTCAAAACAACCAAGACTCAGAGAGACAAATTCCTAGTAGTGTTCAGTTTCTGAGGGCAATTTTCCCTGGTGGTGAAATCAATGTAGAGGAAGCAAGTGTACAAGGAGCAGCTACAGGTTCTGTCCAAGAGCAAGCAGGGACTTCCAGTGGTGCTCCAGCGGCTGAGCCAAGTATTACTGATCAAGGGGTGTTTTTATCTAATTTGCTTCATCAGATCATGCCATACGTATCTCAGCAAGCAAGTTCACAACAAAGTACTGTGCCTACAGAGGAAGCAAATACTTCCACCCAG GCTGAGCACACTAGTCCTGGGAGTTCACGTAGACCAAGTGACTCTGAACCAAATTCACCAAACTCAAAACGTCAGAAG AGAGAGTAG